In a genomic window of Drosophila takahashii strain IR98-3 E-12201 chromosome 3L, DtakHiC1v2, whole genome shotgun sequence:
- the ppk27 gene encoding pickpocket protein 11: MSRIVTAFNRTVVEYFRKTSLNGFGLLYFIRKRRIQRIFWFLFISFGILFAGYAVFEMILEFLSYSTIVDLSELRVLEEEMSFPELKICSGYRFSRRKMLSYASDLKSSYNKSMDYWFEKLSLLSAYFDLLSVKSEEVKDINTLLNISNITSILLSLTPACETLILKCEINHIKVNCSELFILKAYSEGNCCVLNRKNLTGELSLFLDSSQEDAHPLKDNFPGFSVHAPSWLGRISINPGEKAAVEIEVMELQGNSQLKEYAIEKRGCYFPQEGESREKCLHGCRTKATLINCQCVPYPFELSKENFKHCTLENITCLQLVEENWSPAQCRQCLPLCNQLFYRLNKHILGHLHPWRSELNFKFKTSRRQLYKTNILYHWYQMLSNIGGVLGICIGCSFISGFELIYFMVFRFWSNYLRQQPEI, encoded by the exons ATGTCTCGAATTGTCACTGCTTTTAATAGAACGGTTGTGGAATATTTTCGAAAAACAAGTCTCAATGGTTTCGGCCTGCTTTACTTTATACGAAAACGTCGAATTCAGCGAATCTtctggtttttgtttattagctTTGGCATACTTTTTGCTGGTTATGCAGTGTTTGAAATGATTCTGGAATTTCTCAGCTATTCAACTATTGTGGATCTTTCGGAATTAAGGGTTTTGGAAGAGGAAATGAGTTTTCCTGAGCTAAAAATATGTAGTGGCTATAGATTTAGTCGCAGGAAAATGCTAAGTTATGCTAGTGATTTAAAAAGTTCTTATAATAAATCGATGGATTATTGGTTCGAGAAATTGTCATTGCTTTCGGCTTATTTTGATCTTTTATCTGTAAAATCAGAGGAGGTTAAGGATATAAATACCTTACTGAATATAAGTAATATTACTTCAATTTTACTAAGTTTAACTCCCGCCTGTGAAACTCTAATACTAAAATGTGAAATTAATCATATAAAAGTGAATTGTTcagaattatttatattaaaagctTATAGCGAAGGTAATTGTTGTGTTTTAAACAGGAAAAATCTCACAGGAGAACTCTCGCTTTTCCTCGACTCCTCACAAGAAGATGCACATCCTTTAAAGGATAATTTCCCAGGGTTTAGCGTCCATGCTCCAAGTTGGCTGGGTAGAATTAGCATTAACCCTGGTGAAAAAGCAGCTGTGGAAATAGAAGTTATGGAACTTCAGGGAAATTCACAATTAAAAGAGTATGCCATAGAAAAGCGAGGTTGTTATTTTCCTCAAGAGGGCGAAAGTAGGGAGAAGTGCCTTCACGGTTGTAGAACAAAAGCCACGCTAATTAATTGCCAGTGTGTGCCATATCCATTTGAGTTAAGCAAGGAGAACTTTAAGCATTGCACTTTGGAGAATATAACTTGTTTGCAGTTGGTAGAGG AAAACTGGTCACCAGCTCAGTGTCGCCAGTGTCTGCCTCTCTGCAATCAATTGTTTTATAGATTAAACAAACATATCCTGGGACATTTGCATCCTTGGCGCAgtgaattgaattttaaatttaaaacatcacGACGCCAGTTGTACAAAACAAATATACTCTACCATTGGTATCAGATGTTGT CAAACATTGGCGGCGTTCTGGGCATTTGCATTGGCTGCTCTTTCATCAGCGGCTTCGAGTTGATCTACTTTATGGTCTTTCGCTTCTGGTCCAACTATCTTCGGCAGCAGCCAGAgatttaa
- the LOC108066036 gene encoding uncharacterized protein, translating into MFKFFALCLFALLAVACGKPQFLTAYSAASPYVAATPYAYSAGGLYASPYSAAYTSGVYASPYAYSAYSPYSSLYLRR; encoded by the exons ATGTTCAAGTTT TTCGCTCTGTGCCTGTTCGCCCTGTTGGCCGTTGCCTGTGGCAAGCCGCAATTCCTGACCGCCTACAGTGCGGCCTCCCCCTACGTGGCTGCCACGCCCTACGCCTACTCCGCCGGCGGACTCTACGCTTCTCCCTACAGTGCGGCCTACACCAGCGGCGTCTATGCCTCGCCCTACGCCTACTCCGCCTACAGCCCCTACAGCTCCCTCTACCTGAGACGTTAA